The Moorella glycerini genomic interval CACGCTTTTCATGGAGGGCAACACGGCAAAGGACTGCCAGATTTCCCGGTAGAGCCCGGCCCGCCGGATCTCTTCGGTTACAATGGCATCCGCCTGGCGTAAAATGGCCAGCTTCTCCGGGGTGACTTCACCCAGGATGCGGATGGCCAGGCCCGGCCCGGGGAAGGGCTGGCGCCAGACAATCTCCTCAGGCAGGCCAAGTTCCTCCCCTACCCGGCGCACCTCGTCTTTGAATAAAAGCCGCAGCGGTTCGATAAGCTCCAGCTCCATGTCTTCCGGCAGTCCACCGACGTTATGGTGGCTTTTGATAACGGCCGCCGTCGCGGTGCCGCTTTCGATCACATCGGGGTACAGGGTGCCCTGGACCAGGAAATCCACTTTCCCCAGTTTCCTGGCCTCCTCTTCAAAGACGCGGATAAACTCGTGGCCGATAATCCTGCGCTTCTCTTCCGGGTCGGTCACCCCTGCCAGCTTGGCCAGGAAACGCTCGCTGGCGTCGACATAAACCAGGTTCACCTGCAGGGCCTGGCCAAAGGTCTTCTGCACCTGTTCCGCCTCGCCCAGGCGCAGGAGGCCATGATTGACAAAGACGCAGGTTAAACGGTCGCTCACGGCCCGGTGCACCAGGGCCGCCGCCACGGAAGAATCGACGCCGCCGCTCAGGGCGCAGAGGACGCGGCCGTCACCCACCCGCTCCCGGATAGCCGCTACCTGCTCTTCTATAAAGGAGCTGACCGACCAGTCACCGCGGCAGCCGCACACCTGGAAGAGGAAGCGGCAGAGCATTTCCTGGCCCAGGGGCGTGTGCTTGACTTCCGGGTGAAACTGGACGCCATAAAGCCGGCGCCCCGGGTCGCTCATGGCTGCCACCGGCGTATAAGCCGAACGGGCCGTTACCTTGAAACCCGTCGGCGGGGCGCTGATATAGTCGCCGTGGCTCATCCAGCACTGCATGGTTCGGGGTAACCCGGCAAAAAGGATGTCGTCAGTAGTTACTTCAAGCTCGGTTTTGCCGTATTCCCGCCCCCCGGCTGCCTCCACCCGGCCCCCCAGGTCGTGGGCCATGAGCTGCATGCCATAGCAAATGCCTAAAATGGGAATGCCGCTCTCATATAGGGCCCGGTCAATGCGGGGCGCCCCCGGGCTGTAAACGCTGGCCGGCCCGCCGGAAAAGACAATCCCTTTGGGCTGCCGGGCCAGGATTTCCTGTAGGGGTGTATTAAAGGGGATCATTTCCGAGTAAACCCCGGCCTCGCGGATGCGCCGGGCAATCAACTGGTTGTACTGGCCGCCGAAGTCCAGCACCAGGACTATTTCCGCAGGTTGCTTGTTTTCTCGCATCATCTACCCAACCTCACTGAATTAACCTTTATTTTATTTTATGGTGAAGCTCCTTATGATTCAGGTCGCCCAACTATAGAGCTCTTGCCGTGCAAGCAGCAGGCCTGGCGACCCTCCTTTCATTTCTGCCGGGCGTAAACCTCCGGTTTTAAAACGCAGATGTCCGGCAAATGGCGGTATTTCTGGGCATAATCAAGGCCGTAACCAACAACAAAATAATCCGGGATGGAAAAGCCGCTGTAATCGACATGGACATCCACCAGCCGCCGCTCGGGCTTGTCCAGAATAGTGCAGGAGCGCACACTTAAAGGTTTGCGGGCTTTTAAATTTTCCAGCAGGTATTTTAAGGTCAGGCCGGTATCAACAATATCCTCCACAATCAGGAGGTGCTTATCTTCCACCGGCACTTCCAGGTCCTTCAAGATGCGCACTGCTCCCGACGTGGTGGTCCCGGCGCCGTAACTGGAAACGGCCATAAAATCGAGCTGTAGGGGAATGGTAATCTCCCGCACCAGGTCGGCAAGGAAAATAATCGCCCCTTTGAGGATACCCACCACCAGCAGGTCCTTGCCGGCATAATCGCGGCTGATGGCCGCGCCCATTTCTTTAACCCGTTTTTTTATCTCAGCAGCGCTGACCAGGGCTTCAGCAATATCATCTTGCAAACATAATTCCTCCCCCGAAATAAAATACGATGTTTACAGCAGTTAAGTATGCTTTTCCTCCACCGGCCTCTATTAATATACCTCTTGACAGTTTGCCATAACCTTGTTATCTTCGCTGTATAACAGCAAAATCCTTCTGGCTGGCCAAATTTGGCGGCCAAAGGAGTGATCCACCAATGTCCCTTAGCATCAGTACATTAGAAAAAAGGGCGCGCCAGGTCCTGGGGGTTAGTCCTGAGGCCGGCGCCCGGGCAATAAAAAAGGCCTACCGCCGCCTGGCCCGGCAGTACCACCCCGATTGTAACCCGGATGATAAGCTCACTATTGAAAAATTTATGCTCGTCACCGAGGCTTACGAGTATCTTTTGCGTCATAAACTCCCCGGGCGCAACTCCCTGCTGGTAGCCGGCCTTACCCCGGAAAGCGAGGAACCGGGTGAACGGTACGCTCGCTGGTGGATGGAGCATTTCCGGGAGTTTTTCTAAAGGACTGAGAACTTGCCAGCGATGGCAAGACGGCACTTTCCGGCCTAAATTTTACCTTCTTTTTTAGAAAAAATAAATCCCGCAGCAGGGATGCAGGAAGTTCTTGCGACAGTAATTTTAGCGGGATCTTTTACACCAGGTATTCAAATATCCTGATAGCAATTTAAAATTATGTTATTATATAACTTTTGTATGAAAAGCAACCAGGCATAATTTTTAAGTTGCCCGACTTTTTTACTGATGCTTGACTATGGGCGGAAAAGCCTTTATTCAAGCATCAGGCCGCCACAGAGGGTCCCGGTAATTTCACCGTCCGGTTTCTTGATGGGTACAGCTATCGTTACAATTAATTTGCTGGTTATTGCTGATATGTACACTTTGGAAACAAAAGGCTTGCCGGTAATGGCTTCCCTGAACCAGGTGCGGAAGGAAAAGTCTTTAACTTTGGAGATTGTGTTGGTATTAAATATAACCTGCCCTTCTCGATCAGCACTTATCAAAGCTTCAAAAACAGGGTGGCGGTTATAATACTCTAGTAGTGCCTCCTCATGCCGGCGGATATCCATGGTTACTATTCGTTTATCTGCAGCGACCATCTCCAAATAAGCCAGGGCCTCCCGGACCCGGCCGCGGGTATATTCATCCAGTTCACCTTCGCCACCGCTACTAGCAACAATTTGCTGTAACTGCCCGGCCATCTCCTGCAGCCTCCTACCGGTGCCGGCAAGCTCGTCCAGGGAAGCTGATTGTTCTTCCATGCCGGCGGCACACTCTTCGGCCGCAGCCGCGGTATTCTGGGAAATCATGGCCACCTTACCGGCTAGAGCCTTGATTTTATTCTCCTGATCCTGCTGGGAAGTCGCCGCGGCAAGAATAGTATCCATTGCTTTTTCAGCCTCAATCATGGCCTGGCTGGTGGCAGCGAGGGATTCCCTGGCCGCCCGGCCGGTTGCCAGGTTTTGGGCGGCGGCACTGCTGGCGGCTTCAATCTGGGCGCTGATGGCCTCTATTTCCCGGGCGATAATTGTTATTACCCCGTTAATCTCCTCCGCCGCCCGGGCCGAACTCTCGGCCAGCTTCCGCACTTCTTCGGCCACCACAGCAAAACCACGCCCCTGTTCCCCGGCCCGGGCCGCTTCAATAGCTGCATTTAAAGCTAAAAGGTTTGTCTGGGCTGCAATATTACCCACAATCTCGATAATCGCCGTAATCTGCCGGGCATGCTGCTGCAGTTCCTTAATCCTGCCACTGGCCAGCTGATTGGTGCTGGCAGTATTCTCGATATGTTCAAGGAGGGTGTGTAAAACACTGCCCAGCGAATCCAGGCT includes:
- the guaA gene encoding glutamine-hydrolyzing GMP synthase, which produces MMRENKQPAEIVLVLDFGGQYNQLIARRIREAGVYSEMIPFNTPLQEILARQPKGIVFSGGPASVYSPGAPRIDRALYESGIPILGICYGMQLMAHDLGGRVEAAGGREYGKTELEVTTDDILFAGLPRTMQCWMSHGDYISAPPTGFKVTARSAYTPVAAMSDPGRRLYGVQFHPEVKHTPLGQEMLCRFLFQVCGCRGDWSVSSFIEEQVAAIRERVGDGRVLCALSGGVDSSVAAALVHRAVSDRLTCVFVNHGLLRLGEAEQVQKTFGQALQVNLVYVDASERFLAKLAGVTDPEEKRRIIGHEFIRVFEEEARKLGKVDFLVQGTLYPDVIESGTATAAVIKSHHNVGGLPEDMELELIEPLRLLFKDEVRRVGEELGLPEEIVWRQPFPGPGLAIRILGEVTPEKLAILRQADAIVTEEIRRAGLYREIWQSFAVLPSMKSVGVMGDERTYAYPIVVRAVTSDDAMTADWARLPYDLLERISSRIVNEVRYVNRVVYDITSKPPATIEWE
- the hpt gene encoding hypoxanthine phosphoribosyltransferase yields the protein MQDDIAEALVSAAEIKKRVKEMGAAISRDYAGKDLLVVGILKGAIIFLADLVREITIPLQLDFMAVSSYGAGTTTSGAVRILKDLEVPVEDKHLLIVEDIVDTGLTLKYLLENLKARKPLSVRSCTILDKPERRLVDVHVDYSGFSIPDYFVVGYGLDYAQKYRHLPDICVLKPEVYARQK
- a CDS encoding J domain-containing protein codes for the protein MSLSISTLEKRARQVLGVSPEAGARAIKKAYRRLARQYHPDCNPDDKLTIEKFMLVTEAYEYLLRHKLPGRNSLLVAGLTPESEEPGERYARWWMEHFREFF
- a CDS encoding methyl-accepting chemotaxis protein, with protein sequence MERSILVTTLASIFLWLSIFIIKAPLSRGYFPVVIGLNLLFFGYLYYTYHCWFKKPLIALNESIKKISSGQLAWEEPPRGGREIQALVTSVRELVWQYRQVLGRFYAAGEQLNLCATQLAGGLDNIKLAAGEISKAVESMASGADKQAQAAGIVLKVSEEGVEQGQKTIATAREAAHLFRDTRTSLDSLGSVLHTLLEHIENTASTNQLASGRIKELQQHARQITAIIEIVGNIAAQTNLLALNAAIEAARAGEQGRGFAVVAEEVRKLAESSARAAEEINGVITIIAREIEAISAQIEAASSAAAQNLATGRAARESLAATSQAMIEAEKAMDTILAAATSQQDQENKIKALAGKVAMISQNTAAAAEECAAGMEEQSASLDELAGTGRRLQEMAGQLQQIVASSGGEGELDEYTRGRVREALAYLEMVAADKRIVTMDIRRHEEALLEYYNRHPVFEALISADREGQVIFNTNTISKVKDFSFRTWFREAITGKPFVSKVYISAITSKLIVTIAVPIKKPDGEITGTLCGGLMLE